The following proteins are encoded in a genomic region of Primulina huaijiensis isolate GDHJ02 chromosome 3, ASM1229523v2, whole genome shotgun sequence:
- the LOC140973413 gene encoding transcription factor MTB3-like: MGNNFWLNEEEKAVGESVLGSEAAEYFAWSASNNVLSEFSASGGDLGVQQALCKIVDGSDWTYAIYWHVSKSKSGKSALIWGDGHCREPKEGEDSEENIPNEGDRRRHVLRKILSSFGGSEDENVAVNLDQVSAVEMFYLASMYFAFPFDKPSIPSQSFNSGRSIWASDAKSCLERYQSRSYLAKLTHFETVAFVPLKSGVVEIGSRKSIPEDPSIIQLAKAIVVKTIPVQPKPVPKIFGRELSLGGSKSGPIGISFSPKVEDDSGFSSESCDLQTIGGAELYGNSSNGHRSDNGENKMFTHMNEIIVGGSNSQILGSNNEQMNEDSLILSDERKPRKRGRKPANGREEPLNHVEAERQRREKLNQRFYALRAVVPNISKMDKASLLGDAIAYITDLQTKIRILEAEKGSVNHNQNQQTIPDIDFHERHEDAVLRVSFPLDAHPVSEVVKTLREHQVMAQESTISISDSGEVVHTFSIQTQSGTGEHLKKMLDDALLK, translated from the coding sequence ATGGGGAACAATTTTTGGTTAAACGAAGAGGAAAAGGCTGTTGGGGAAAGTGTATTAGGCAGTGAAGCTGCTGAATATTTTGCTTGGTCCGCTTCGAATAATGTGTTGTCGGAGTTCTCTGCATCTGGTGGCGATCTGGGAGTGCAGCAGGCACTCTGCAAGATTGTGGATGGATCTGATTGGACATACGCCATTTATTGGCatgtttcaaaatcaaaatcgggTAAATCAGCCTTAATTTGGGGGGATGGGCATTGTAGAGAACCAAAGGAAGGTGAGGATTCTGAAGAAAATATACCCAACGAGGGAGATAGGAGAAGACACGTGCTTCGAAAGATTCTTTCTTCTTTTGGGGGATCAGAAGATGAGAATGTAGCAGTGAACTTAGACCAAGTTTCAGCTGTCGAAATGTTTTATCTCGCGTCCATGTACTTTGCCTTCCCTTTTGATAAGCCGTCAATTCCTTCCCAGTCATTCAATTCAGGCAGATCGATTTGGGCTTCTGATGCAAAAAGCTGTTTGGAACGGTACCAATCAAGATCATATCTAGCAAAGTTGACTCATTTTGAGACGGTAGCGTTTGTTCCATTGAAATCAGGAGTTGTGGAGATTGGTTCGAGAAAATCGATACCGGAGGACCCCAGTATTATACAGTTAGCCAAGGCTATAGTTGTTAAGACAATTCCCGTTCAGCCAAAACCCGTTCCTAAAATTTTTGGACGAGAACTCAGTCTTGGGGGTTCGAAATCAGGTCCAATAGGTATTAGCTTTTCGCCGAAAGTGGAAGATGATTCTGGATTTTCTTCAGAATCTTGTGATTTACAAACAATTGGAGGTGCTGAACTTTATGGGAACTCCTCAAATGGGCATCGAAGTGATAATGgtgaaaataaaatgtttacGCACATGAATGAGATAATAGTAGGTGGATCGAACTCACAAATCCTTGGGTCTAATAACGAGCAAATGAATGAGGATTCATTGATTCTGTCTGATGAACGAAAACCAAGAAAGAGGGGTCGGAAACCAGCAAATGGAAGGGAAGAGCCGTTGAATCACGTAGAAGCAGAAAGACAGAGACGTGAAAAACTTAACCAGCGTTTTTATGCATTACGGGCCGTAGTTCCAAATATCTCGAAAATGGACAAAGCTTCGCTTCTTGGTGATGCAATTGCCTATATAACAGATCTTCAGACTAAGATAAGGATCCTGGAAGCAGAGAAAGGTAGTGTGAATCATAACCAAAACCAGCAGACTATACCAGATATAGATTTTCATGAAAGGCATGAAGATGCAGTTTTACGGGTAAGCTTCCCGCTGGACGCCCACCCTGTATCTGAAGTTGTAAAAACATTGAGAGAGCATCAGGTGATGGCCCAAGAATCCACCATTTCCATATCCGACAGTGGTGAAGTTGTACACACATTCTCGATTCAAACTCAGAGTGGCACTGGTGAACACTTGAAGAAGATGTTAGATGATGCTCTATTGAAATGA